TCGACCTTCCGAGCGCCGATCGCCGGATCGCGCTGCTCGACGAGTTCGGCGGAGCGGCCGTCCTGCGGGTCGACGCCGTCGCCGAGGACCAGGCCTCTCAGCTCGTGGTCATCGTCCGCGCAAAGGAGACGTCGGTGCTCCGCGACGTGCACGACGTCGTGGAGCACCCACGGTGAAGCCGGTTCGGATCAGATGCCGAGGTCGCCCTCGAAGGCCGCTGCCTCGAGGCGCGACTTGACCGCACCCAGGAAGCGGGCGGCGTCGGCACCGTCGATGATGCGGTGGTCGTACGACAGCGCGAGGTAGACGTAAGAGCGCACCGAGATCGCGTCCTTGCCGTCGACCGTCACGATGCCGGGGCGCTTGACGACGATGCCCGTGCCGAGGATCGCGGACTGGGGCAGGAACACGACGGGGGTGTCGAACAGCGCGCCGCGCGAACCCGTGTTCGTCAGCGTGAAGGTGCCGCCGGCGAGCTCGTCGGGCTTGAGCTTGTTCTCACGCGTGCGCGCCGCGAGATCGGCGATCTCGTGCGCGATCTGCGCGAGGTTCTTGCTCGCGGCGTCGCGGAGCACCGGGGTGAGCAGGCCGCGCTCCGTGTCGACCGCGATCGACAGGTTCTCGGTCGGCGGGTAGACGATGTCGGTGCCGTCGACCGTGGAGTTGACCACGGGGTACGCCTGCAGCGCCTCGGCCGCCGCGAGGGCGAAGAACGGCAGGAACGACAGCTTGTCGCCCGTCTTGGACTGGAAGTCGCCCTTCACCTTGTCGCGGAACGACGAGAGCTTCGTCACGTCGACCTCGACGACGGTCGTGAGCTGAGCCGTCGACTGCATCGAGGCGACCGCGCGCTCGGCGAGCACCTTGCGCAGACGCGACATCGGCTGGGTCGTCCCGCGGAGCGGCGAGATCTCGAGCTTCGGTGCGGCCGGTGCGGCCGGCGCCTCTGCAGGAGCGGCCGGCGCCGATGCCGCCTCGGCGGCCTTCAGCACGTCTTCCTTGCGGATGCGTCCGCCGACTCCCGTGCCCGTGACGGTCGCGAGGTCGACGCCCTGCTGCTGCGCCAGCCGGCGCACCAGCGGGGTGACGTACGTGGGAACGTCCGAGTCGTCCGAGCCCTGGGCCGCGGCGGCTGCCGGGGCTCCGGAGGGGGGCGCGGCCTGTGCGGGCGCGGCCTGAGCAGGAGCGGCCTGTGCCGGAGCGGACTGAGCCGGAGCGGCGGCCGGGGCAGGGGCTGCCTGCGCGGGCGCTGCCTGCGCGGGGGCTGCCTGTGCGGGCGCGGGCGCTGCCTGGGCAGGCGCCTCCTGAGCCGGCGTGGCCGGGGCGGCGGGCTCCGGGGCGGCCTCCTGCGCAGGAGCCTGCGCGGCCGGGGCTGGAGCGGGAGCGGCGCTGTCGCCGATGCGGGCGAGAGCCGCGCCGACGGCGACCGTCTCGTCCTCCTTCACGAGGATCTCCTGCAGAACGCCGGCGAACGGCGACGGGATCTCGGTGTCGACCTTGTCGGTCGAGATCTCGAGGAGGGGCTCGTCGGTCTCGACGGAGTCGCCGACCTCTTTGAGCCAGCGCGTGACGGTGCCCTCGGTGACACTCTCGCCGAGCTCGGGGAGGACGACCTCCTTGCCGCCGGACGCGGCGGGGGCGGATGCCTCGGCAGCCGGAGCCGCGGGAGCCTGCTCTGCGGCCGGCGCGGCCTCTGCGGCCGGCGCGGCCTCTGCGGCAGGTGCCGGGGCCTCCTGCGCCGGCGCCGCCTCAGCGGGCGCGGACTCGGCCTGCGCGGGAGCCTGCTCGGGCGCGGGAGACTCGGCGGGAGCCGACGAGCCGTCGCCGATCTTGGCCAGCACGGCGCCGACCTCGACGGTCTCGTCCTCCTGGACGAGGATCTCTTCGATCACGCCGCCCACCGGCGAAGGGATCTCGGTGTCGACCTTGTCGGTGGAGATCTCGAGCAGACCCTCGTCCGCCTCGATGGTGTCACCGACCTTCTTGAGCCAGCGGGTGACCGTTCCCTCGGTGACGCTCTCTCCGAGCGCGGGGAGGACCACGGATGTGCTCATGGGACTGTCTCCTTCAAGATGCCGATGTCGTGTCTAGCTTAGTGATGAGGTTCGTACGTCGGGGTTCACAGGGTGTGCAGCGGCTTGCCCGCGAGAGCCAGGAAGGCCTCGCCGAGGGCCTCGCTCTGCGTGGGGTGCGCGTGCACGAACGGCGCGATGTCTTCGGGGTGCGCCTCCCACCCGACGATGAGCTGCCCCTCCGTGATGAGCTCGCCGACGCGGTCGCCGATGAGGTGCACCCCAAGGACCGGACCCTCCTTCTGACGCACGACCTTGGCGATGCCCGACGTGCCGAGGATCTCGCTCTTGCCGTTGCCGGCGAGGTTGTACTCGTAGGCGACGATGCCGTCGGCTCCGTGAGCCTCGACGGCCTTGGCCTCGGTGAGGCCCACCGAGGCGACCTCGGGATGCGAGTACGTCACCCGCGGGACGTGCACGTCGGGGATGAGGACGGGCGAGAGCCCGGCGATCTCCTCCGCGACGAAGATGCCCTGCTGGAAGCCGCGGTGCGCGAGCTGAAGTCCGGGGACGATATCGCCGACGGCCCACACGTGGTCGACCGACGTGCGCAGCCGGTCGTCCGTGACGACGAAGCCCCGGTCGATGGTGACGCCGGCCTCTTCGAAGCCGAGCCCGGCCGTGGCCGGACCGCGGCCCACCGCCACGAGGAGGTAGTCCGCCTCGAACGTCTTCCCGTCTTCGAGCGTCACGGTCACGGCATCCGTCGTCTGGGTCGCGCTCGCGAAGCGCACACCGAGGGAGTACGCGATGCCGCGCTTGCGGAACGCACGCTCGAGGCCCTTGCTGAGGGCGAGGTCTTCGACGGGGACCAGGTGATCGAGCGCCTCGACGATCGTCACGTCGACGCCGAACGAGCGCCAGACGCTCGCGAACTCGACGCCGATGACACCGCCGCCGAGCACCACGACGGACCGCGGCACCTCGGTCAGCTCGAGGGCCTGCTCGCTCGTGAGGATGCGGCCGCCGATCTCGAGCCCCGGCAGGGTGCGGCTGTACGAGCCGGTCGCCAGGATGACGTCGGTGCCGATGTAGCGGTCGTCGCCGACGCGCACCGCGCGGTCGCGCTCCAGGCGGCCTTCGCCGTGCACGACCTCGATCTTGCGGGCCTTCACGAGTCCCTCGAGGCCCTTGTACTTCTTGGCGACGATGCCCTCGCGGTACGTGCGGACGCCGTCGATGTCGATCGACTCGAAGGAGGAGCGGACGCCGAACGAGGCCGACTCCCGCACGTTGTCGGCGATCTCGGCCGCGTGGAGCAGCGCCTTCGTCGGGATGCACCCGCGGTGGAGGCACGTGCCGCCCACCTTGTCCTTCTCGATCAGCGCGACCGACTTGCCGAGTTCGGCTGCACGGAGGGCGGCGGCGTACCCGCCGCTGCCACCGCCGAGCACCACGATGTCGAAGCTGTGATCGGTCAACGCCCGGCCTCCTCGCCGATGAAGTGGATGAGCGACCGGACGGTCGCCCCGGTGGGGCCCTTGTCGGTGAAGCCGAAGGGACCGCCCTTGTTCATGCCGACGCCGGCGATGTCGAGGTGCACCCAGGGGATCCGTCCCGCGTCGTCGGCGTCCGACGACCGCCCGACGAAGTGGCGCAGGAAGAGCCCTGCGAAGAGCGAGCCGCCCGCGGGATCGCCCACCTTCGCGTTGACGAGATCGGCGATCGGGGAGTCCAGCTCGTCCTTCATGTGCTCGGGGAGGGGCAGCTGCCACGCGAGCTCGCCCGCCTCGGCCGACGCGGCCAGATAGCGCGCGACCGCGTCGTCGTCGCCCATGACGCCGGCGTGACGGGTGCCCAGGGCGATCGTGATGGCACCTGTCAGCGTCGCGATGTCGACGATGACGTCGGGATGCTCGCGACTCGCCGCGACCAGGCCGTCAGCGAGAACCAGGCGTCCCTCGGCATCCGTGTTCAGGACCTCGACGGTCGAGCCGTCCAGGAGCCGCAGCACATCGCCGGGGCGCGTCGCGCGACCGGAGGGCATGTTGTCGGCGATGCACAGCCACGCCGAGACGCGTACCGGGAGCGCGAGGGCCGCGGCGGCCCGGAGGACGGCGAGCGCCGTCGCCGCGCCGCACATGTCGTACTTCATGCCGACCATCGCCGCAGCGGGCTTGAGCGACAGACCGCCCGTGTCGAAGGTGATGCCCTTGCCGACGAGCGCGACGTGACGTGTCGCACCGTCGGGCGCATAGTCCAGGCGGACGAGGCGCGGAGGCCGGTCGGAACCCTGCCCGACACCGAGGATCCCGCCGTAGCCGCCGGCAGCGAGCGCGGTCTCGTCGAGCACCTCGACCGTGACGGGCAGGTCGGCGACAGAGGCTGCGGCGCGGTCGGCGAAGTCCGCCGGTCCGAGCCACTCGGCCGGGATCGACACGAGGTCCTTGACGAGCGCGACGGCACCGGCGACGGCCGTCACGGCCGCGACGGCGTCGTCGTCGACCGCGTCGGAGCCGTGGATCCGAACGCGCGAAGCGCGGGGCTTCGGCGCATCCGACTTGTAGCCGTCGAAGCGGTAGCCGCCGAGTGCGGCACCCTCCGCGGCGGCTCGCCAGAGCTGCGGGTCGGCGGCGGGTGCGGCCACGGCGACGGACCCGAACCCGGTGAGGGTGCGGATGCCTGCGCCGACGGCATCGCGGAGGGCCGCGGCATCCGGATTCGCGCCCGTTCCGACCACTGCGAGCGGAAGCGCCGTGGAGTCAGGAGCGAACGCCCGCTGATACGAGCCCGGAGCGCCCGTGAATCCGGTGCCGACGAGAGCGTCGCGCAGCCCGGGCCAGTCGTCGAGCCCGGGGGAGTCATCCCTGTCGAGCGGGGGGAGCGCCAGGAGGATGGCGTCTGCGTCGGCTTCTCGGATCGGTGCGGTGGAGTACTCGAGGTCGGGGAACGACATGGGTTCCATCCTAGGGAGCCGGTGTTCGCTGTCAGCGGGATGCCGCGGGCCCTGGGGACGAACACGGCTCGTAGCATGGACCCATGCCCCAGTCCGCGCCCCTCTTCGAGCGTGCCGTCTCGGCTCCGCCGGTGCCGGCCGGCCTTCCGCTCGTCATCGCGCTGACGGGATTCACCGACGCGGGGAGCGCCGTGAGCGGCCTCGTGGACTATCTGCGCGACGAACTCGACCCCACTCCCGTCGCCGTCTTCTCCAATGACGTCCTGCTCGACTACCGGGCGCGTCGTCCGATCATCTCGTTCGACCAGGACCACCTCACGGACTACCGGCCGCCGCGTCTCGAGCTTTCGCTGGCCCACGACTCGGTCGGGCAGCCGTTCCTCGCGCTCGCGGGCTACGAGCCGGACTTCGCATGGGATGCCTTCGCGTCGACCATCGTCGAATTCGCCGAGACCTTCGCGGTGTCGACCGTGACCTGGGTGCACGCCATCCCCATGCCCGTCCCGCACACGCGGCCCATCGGCACGACGGTGAGCGGCACGCGCGACGAGCTGACCGAGGCCCACTCCGTCTGGAAGCCGCACACTCAGGTGCCGGCGACGGCGGGGCATCTGCTCGAGTACCGGCTCTCGCAGGAGGGCTTCGCCATTGCGGGATTCGTGCTGCTCGTCCCGCACTATCTCGGCGACACCGAGTATCCGGCGGCGACGCTCGCGGGTCTCGACAGCATCACCGCGGCGACGGGACTCGTCTTCACGGGCGACGACCTCCGCGAGCAGAACCGCGAGTACCTGACGAAGGTCGATGAGCAGGTCACCGGAAGCGAGGAGCTCTCGCGCATGCTCGAGGGCCTCGAGGAGCGCTACGACGCCTACATGGCGGGGTCGACCCTCGCCACCCCGATCATCCACACGGGCGATCTGCCGAGCGCGGACGAGCTCGCCGCGGAGCTGGAGCGGTTCCTCGCGACACGCCCGTCCGGCGACGACGACAAGCGTCCCTGACGGGAATGCGCGCCGTCTCGCGCGCGTTCCCTCTAAGTGCGTGTTCTCCCGCCCGTCATACCGCGGGGAGTGTGAGACAATAGATGACCTGACCCGTTGTCAACCCCTTCCTTGAGACCAACTCAGAGGTTCGGGGACTTGACAAGGGTCTTACTAGTGTCCGAAATCGATCGGGGGGCGCCGGACGCAGCGCCCGCCGATGAAAGGCGAAACGTGACCTCGAGCACGAAGACCACACCTCGATCCCGAGCAGCGCAGGACACCGAGGCAGAGACCCCCGTCGAGGAGGTCGAGACGAAGCCCGCCACCGCCAAGCGCACCGCCGCGAAGACGAAGGCCCCCGCGAAGGCCAAGGCCGCGCCCAAGGCGAGCAAGGCCAAGGCGAAGGACGACGAGTCCGGCGACGACGAGGACCTCGACGACGACGTCGAACTCGATGCCGCCGATCTCGAAGAGGACGTCGCCGTCGATGAGGACTCCGATGACGAGTCGGACGAGCCGGCCGCCGCGCCCGCGGCGCGCGCGAAGACGGCTGCGACGACGGATGCCGAGTCCGCCGACGAGGAGGACGACGAGGAGGAGGGCACGAAGGCCCCCGTCTTCGCCGAGCCCCTCCCGACCGGCGCCATCGTCATCTCGTCGAGCGATGAGGACGACATCCCCGTCTACTCGACGCAGATCACCGGCGCCACGGCCGACCCCGTCAAGGACTACCTGAAGCAGATCGGCAAGGTCCCGCTCCTCAACGCGGCCGAAGAGGTCGAGCTGGCGATGCGCATCGAGGCGGGGTTGTTCGCCGAAGAGAAGCTGTCGCACATGACGGCGGCCGAGAAGTCGTCCCAGCTGGGCCTCGACCTGCAGTGGGTCGCCCGCGACGGCCAGCGCGCCAAGTCGCACCTGCTGGGTGCGAACCTCCGCCTCGTCGTCTCGCTCGCCAAGCGGTACACGGGCCGCGGCATGCAGTTCCTGGATCTCATCCAGGAGGGCAACCTCGGTCTGATCCGCGCCGTCGAGAAGTTCGACTACACCAAGGGCTTCAAGTTCTCGACCTACGCGACCTGGTGGATCCGTCAGGCCATCACGCGCGCCATGGCCGACCAGGCCCGCACGATCCGCATTCCCGTCCACATGGTCGAGGTCATCAACAAGCTCGCGCGCGTCCAGCGCCAGATGCTCCAGGACCTCGGTCGCGAACCCACGCCGGAAGAGCTCAGCCGCGAGCTCGACATGACCCCCGAGAAGGTCATCGAGGTGCAGAAGTACGGCCGCGAGCCGATCTCGCTGCACACCCCGCTCGGCGAGGACGGCGACAGCGAGTTCGGCGACCTCATCGAAGACACCGAGGCGGTCGTCCCGGCCGACGCGGTGGGCTTCACGATGCTGCAGCGTCAGCTCGAGTCGCTTCTCGACTCCCTCTCGGAGCGCGAGGCGGGCGTGATCCGCATGCGCTTCGGCCTCGGCGACGGCCAGCCGAAGACCCTCGACCAGATCGGCGACACCTTCGGCGTCACGCGTGAGCGCATCCGCCAGATCGAGTCCAAGACGATGGCCAAGCTGCGGCATCCCTCCCGCTCGCAGTCCCTCCGGGACTACCTCGAATGAGCGCCGAGGCCAACGCCGGCAAGGCGCTGACCGTCGACCTCGAGGGCGCGAGCTTCTCACGGATTCCGATCAAGACGCGCGTCGTCATGCCCGGCGACGACCTCGACTCGTTCGTGCGCGAGTACGCGAGTGAGGTCGTGCAGCCGGGTGACACGCTGTTCGTGACCGAGAAGATCGTCGCCATCACGCAGGGACGCTCCTTCCCGGTCGACTCGATCAAGCCGCGTCGTCTCGCGTTCTTCCTGTCGAAGTTCGTCGTGAAGACGCCCTACGGCATCGGGCTCGGCATGCCCGAGACGATGGAGATGGCGCTGCGCGAGTGCGGCACGCTGCGCATCCTGTTCGCGGCATCCGTCTCGGCCGTCACGAAGCTGTTCGGCCGCAAGGGCGACTTCTACCGCATCGCGGGCGACAAGGCGCGGGCCATCGACGGCCCGACGAGCGGCACCATCCCGCCGTACAACAAGGCGGTCGTGCTCGGCCCCGAGAAGCCCCGTGAGGTCGCGCAGCGCCTGAAGGCCCTCCTCGGCGGCGTGCCCGAGGTCGCGGTCGTCGACATCAACGACATCGGCGGCAACATCCTCGGCTCGACGCTCACGAAGGACGGCGACAAGCAGCTCGTGACCATCCTCCGCGACAACCCGCTCGGGCAGGGGCATCAGTCGACGCCCCTCGGCATCGTGCGGAAGACGACGGCCTCCGCTTAGGCCCAGACGTACGAAGACCCCCGTCATCCCTTCTCGTCGAGGGAGGATGACGGGGGTCTTCGCGTGCGGCGTGCGCGAGGTCAGCGCTGGGAGTCGAGGTAGTGCCGGACGGTGACGTCGCGCTCGACCAGGTAGCGCTCGTCCTCGGGATAGAAGACGGCGCGATCGACCTCGTCGCCCGCGAACGCGCGGATCGCCTCCATCGACTCCCAGCGCGACACCGTGACGATCTCCGTCAGCCCGTCGGGGAGGTCGCGCGACAGCATCCAGGCGTCGAGATTCCCCGGTGTCGCGCGATACTCCTCCATGCCCGTGCGGGCGATGTAGTCGAGGTAGGTGTCGCGGTCCTCGGTGCGGATCACGCCGCGCCACATCCGCACGATCGGCTGTGAAGAGCTCATCGTCCTAGGATGCTCCGGTCCGGCGGTGCGCGCACCCCCGGGCCGACGAGCGGCTCGACCGCCTCAGAACCCGATCGCGGCCCGGTAGCGGGGCTTGTGCCCCGTGCGGATGCCCGTCGCGCTCGGCTTGTTCTCGTAGACGCCGGCCGCCCAATTGCCCTCGACCAGAACCGGACCGGTCGGGGTCACGACGATGTCCCAGCCGACATACTGCACCTGCGGCACGACCCGGGCGACGCGGTCGACGAAGGCGACGACCTCGTCCATGAGTGGAAGTCGGAAGTCGGGGATGCGCACGCGCGACTCAGGGTGGAACTCGTGGATGTGGCCGTGGGAGTCGTAGCCCTTGCCCAGCGCGCGACCCTCGTCGTCGAGCATGGTGTAGAAGCCGCCGTAGGTCATCTGGTCGCTCACTGCGCCGCGTCCGAACTTCTGCGCGATCGCGAGGATGTGCGTCTTCTCGCCGTCGAAGAAGGCCGTGACGCGCGTCGTGTTGACCGTCCCGGGGCAGACGGCCGCGAGGTCGTCGTGCTGGACGATGACCTCCTCGATCAGCAGCTCGCCGCGCTCGAGCAGACCGCGGTGGAAGCCGTTCCAGTCCTCGATCTCGGCCGCGTGGTATCGGTGCACGCCCGTGCCCGCCTGTCCGACGGGCTCCTTGGTGACGATCGTGCCGAGCCGCTCGGCGAAGGCGCGGACGGCGTCGGCGTTCCCCTCTTCGACGACCATCCACTGGCGGTGAAGGTGGTCACTGAAGACCCGGTCGAACGCCACCTTGTCCTGGAAGATGTGCCGGAAGTCGGGGTGGTCGTACTTCTGCGAGAGCTGGTTCGACACGGGGTGCGTCATGTAAGTCGCCCGTTCGGCCGCGTTCAGGATCGCGAAGTCGTAGTCGATGTAGTCCTGGAACCCGACGTTCTTGAAACCCGCCTGCCACAGCATGTCCGCCACGATCGCGGGGCGCCACTTGCCGTGCTCTTCGGACGCCTCCCTGGCGCGTTCCAGCACCGATCCGACGTCGATGCGACGCGCTCGTCCGGCGAGGTAGCGAAGGCGGGGCGCGAGGCCGAGGCCCTTCGAAGGCATGCGTGCTCCAGGGTCGGGGGTGGGGGACCTCGATAGTCTAGACGGCGTGTTTCAGGCCGACGGGATGACGGATGCCGCGCCACGGCGCAGCGGTCCCGTCGCGACGATCGACCACCGCGCGCTGCGCGCCAACGTCGAGAGGCTCCTGCTCCGCGCCGACGACCAGTACGCCGTCGCGGACCTCCGTCACGACGCGTGGGGTCACGGCCTTCGGCCCGTCGCGAGGACGCTCGCCGAAGCGGGTGTCGACGCCTTCATCGTCGACGAGGGTGAGGCGGAAGCCATGACGGGCGACTTCTCCGGCGTCGCGGTGAGCGCGGCCGGCGGCGCCACACTGGACGGCACCGAGATCTACGGCCTCTCGGCGGCCGGGCCGACGCCGGTCATGCGTCTCTCGGGCTTCGTGCTGCTCACGAAGGAGCTCCGAGCGGGGGAGGGCGTGTCCTACGGCTACACCCACCGCGCCGCGCACGACACCCGCGTGGCACTCGTCACGGGAGGGTACGCGCAGGGCATCGTCCGGGGACTCGGCGACCGCGTGTCGGTCGCGATCGGCCCACTCCGCTGTCCGATCGTGGGACGGGTCGCGATGGATGTCTGCGTCGTCGACATCGGCGATGGCGACGTGGCGCGTGGCGACGCCGTCGTCTTCTTCGGGCCGGCGGACGGCGACCCGGCGCTCTCGGACTGGACAGACGCGACAGGGCTGTCGGCTGCAGAGATCGTGACGGCGGTGGGGCTCCGCGCCCAGCGGGAGCACATCGCATGAAGGCCGTGCTCCGCATCGATTCCGGCGCTTTCGCCGGGAACCTCGCCGAGATCCGCCGCCGGGTGGCGCCGGCCGAGCACATGCTCGTCGTCAAGGACGACGCCTACGGCCACGGGCTCGAGCGCATCGTTTCGCTCGCCTGGGCGGAGGGCGTCCGCTGGTTCGGCGCCTTCGACGTCCGGACCGGTCAGGCGGTGCGCGCCGAGCTCGGCGACGACGCGCGGATCTTCGTGTGGATCGTCGCGACGGCCGACGAGGCGCGGAGCGCCGTGGCTGCCGGCCTCGACATCGGGGTGGGTGACGGCATCCTCCTGGAAGACGTCGCCGCCGCCGAGGGTGTCGGGCGGGTTCACCTCAAGATCGACACCGGCCTGCACCGCAACGGCGTGCGGCCCGAGGAATGGCCGGCGTTCGTGGCGAGGGCTGCAGAGCTCGAGCGCGCGGGCGAAATCGAGGTCGTCGGCATCTGGAGCCACATCGCCGAGGCCTCCGACGAGGAGGACGACGCGGCACGGGCGCTGTACGACCGGGCGGTCGCGCAGGCCGGGGATGCCGGTCTCCGCCCCCGGCTCCGACACCTCGCCGCATCAGCCGCCGGTTTCGCCCGGCCCGAGTTCCGCTACGACCTCGTGCGGATCGGCGCCTTCGCGTACGGCATCCGTCCCGCGGATGGTCCGGGCGAGGCTGAGCTCGGCATCCGCCCGATCTCGAGTCTGATCGCCCGGGTCACCGGCGTCGACGGGACGAGCGTGCGGATCCACGTCGGCGCGCTCGACGGACTGCCGTCGACGCTCGCGGGAAGGCTCCGCGTCGGGACGCCCGATGGTCCGCGCGCCGTGCGTGCCATCGGCGCGGACGAGAGCATCGTCGACGCATGGCCGACGGCGACGGTCGGTGACGAGATCTTCGTGGTGGGCGCCGGCGCGCCGCAGAGCGTCACCGACGCGGCAGAGCAACTGGGAACGATCGGCGAAGAGATCGCCTTGCGGTTTGCACCGACGATGCGGCGCGAGTACTGCGGGAAGTGAGTCTTACTCGCTGAGGCGCGAGGTCTCGTCGTGCCAGGAGGTGGCGATGGCGCGCAGCTTCTCTTCGTACTTGCGGCCGTGGTGGGCGCAGAACAGCAGCTCGCTGCCGTTGACCTCGGCGGCGATGTAGGCCTGGGCGCCACACGAATCGCAGCGGTCCATCGCGGTGAGGCGGTACTCGAGGACAGCGCCCGGCTCGGTAGGGGTCGAAAGCGTGTTCATCTCGGTGCCTCCTCTGTGCTGTGTCACTCTGTCACGTCGCTTCTGCGAGTCCATAGATATAACCACGCGATTGTTTCGCGAATGCCGTGAACAGATGACATTTCGCTCACCGCGTACCGCGGCGCCGGCAGGTCGTGTCTGTGCAAGGCGGGGTCGGATGCCCCGGATACGCTTGAGGATTGTGACCGCCGAGTATTCCGCCCATCATCTCCAGGTGCTGGAGGGCCTCGAAGCGGTCCGCAAGCGCCCCGGCATGTACATCGGCTCGACGGACTCCCGGGGCCTCATGCACTGCCTCTGGGAGATCATCGACAACGCGGTCGACGAGGCGCTCGCCGGCAACGGCAGCCGCATCGAGATCGTGCTCCACCCCGACGGGAGCGTCGAGGTCCGCGATCAGGGCCGCGGCATCCCTGTCGACATCGAGCCGCGCACCGGCCTCT
This genomic interval from Microbacterium sp. 4R-513 contains the following:
- a CDS encoding alanine racemase, producing the protein MKAVLRIDSGAFAGNLAEIRRRVAPAEHMLVVKDDAYGHGLERIVSLAWAEGVRWFGAFDVRTGQAVRAELGDDARIFVWIVATADEARSAVAAGLDIGVGDGILLEDVAAAEGVGRVHLKIDTGLHRNGVRPEEWPAFVARAAELERAGEIEVVGIWSHIAEASDEEDDAARALYDRAVAQAGDAGLRPRLRHLAASAAGFARPEFRYDLVRIGAFAYGIRPADGPGEAELGIRPISSLIARVTGVDGTSVRIHVGALDGLPSTLAGRLRVGTPDGPRAVRAIGADESIVDAWPTATVGDEIFVVGAGAPQSVTDAAEQLGTIGEEIALRFAPTMRREYCGK